In Phoenix dactylifera cultivar Barhee BC4 chromosome 1, palm_55x_up_171113_PBpolish2nd_filt_p, whole genome shotgun sequence, the genomic stretch AACAAAGAATAAAGTTCTGACCACCAAAGATAACAACTTTGGTGTGTTAATATGGTTCTCCTTCGACATTGAAAAGAAAGGCCGGTCGTACTGGGTCGGTACCGTACCATACAGTATACCATACCATATCGGTACCAGACCAGTACGCAATCTCGTACCATACCGATATTCAATATGCCTCGGCATCTCGTACCATATCGCGTACTAACACAATAATAGAATGGTACCGGTATGGGGTTTAGTACCGAGACAATGAACCTTGTTAGAAAATCTAAAAAGATTAGAAGCACAATAGATGTGAAGatgaggattttttttcttgaagtttTAGCTTCATAGACCTTGTCTTTTATGAATCTTGAAAGTTGAAACCCTTAAATATGCTATTTTTATGGTTGAGATAGTTTCAAgactaaaaaattaaattcatcttaatcaaaataaaataggaATGACTGCCAACTTTGACCAACATGTGAAGTCAGTCTTTACTCAGTTTGAGGCGTGATCGTTATGATTCCATTAAATCACATGATGTGGTGGATAGCAATATTGTCAAAAAATTTGAACCAGAGCAGCTGGTTGAGCTAATTGAACCATCCCAAGTCTGTGAATTCAAACCCTAAACTATTCctctataaataaaaatataaaaaaaaacagattccTATATAGAAATTATCTAAACTGCAGGTTAAACTAGTAACTGAGACATTTTTATGTACAGAAATTTCAGGACTTACAATTTGATGGTGTGTTAGAGTGATCCTACATTCAAGATTGAGACCAGAATCTGCCAAACCGGTCGGTTCAGGCTGTACCGAACCAGTGCCGACAGCTACCGGTATGGTTCAGCTGTAAAAACTAGTACCGAACCGAAACCAGTGCGACCGGCACCGGGTAGAagcggagaagagaggaggaagaagaggaagaaagaagagaagaagaagcggggaggaagaggaggaagaagaggaagaaagaagagaagaagaagcggggaagaagagaaggcaaGTACCGAAAAAAGGGGGACATCTCTTCCTTGCTCGCGGGCGggacctctcttccttccttgcTCGTGGGAGAACGGGGGGAaccgagaaagagaggagaagagaggagagaggggaagaaggagggttcgggaagaagaagaaagggaggaaaaaaataaagaaagggaaaaaaaacccGCGCACGGGGCCAAGTGGGGAACCGAGCACGAGTGGGGAACCGTGAGCCCGCTCGCGCCCGCACACGGTTCCCCGCTCTGCCTCGATTCCCCGCGTGGGCTTTAAATGCcgcacagagtggcatttactCTGTGGTAACGCGCGGGCGCGCGTCGGAcgcatgtttttttttcctatttcgaccggttcggtaccggttacGACCGATTAGCGTACCGGAATCGATCTTCAACGGTACACTGGTACTATTGGTACCCGCAGGACCTTGATCTGAGGACCACTGATTCTTCTTCGCTACCCGCTCCATAGCCTTGGACCACCCAGTCTTGACAGCTCAACATCATGCTTCAGATTGTGTTAAAGGTTATTCATGTTATTACTTAACAATAGGTCAGACTTTGTTTAGTATTTGGGTGAACAGCTAAGTGGTTTATCTGCTAGCACAAAGAGAGTGGAATTATTTTAGGCATTTAGTTATATAATTTATAGTTCTAATATAAtcttaaattataaaaaatatcatTAGCAATGTACATTATATAATGATGATGTCACACTTCATACCTCTCAGTGACCTGACGGTTGAGGTGCTGACACATAACTAGTCACTTTTCCAGTTCCATCAGTACAACCCACACATTCAGCTTGTTGCAACCCAAGAGGAAGCAGGCAATCCATGATGAATTTAGTTCACTATTTGGCCGCAAAGAATTTagcattttttttggttaatgTTATGGATCATTCAAGTAAGAGAGGAAATCTTTGTAATCTGCTAGCAGCATAGTGCAGGCCAGCAGGAATACCTCAATTCTTCAGATTATCTATCAATTTGTTATTTTCACCCTCTTTCTTTGTTAACCTCTTGGATCATAGGTTGCACCAACCAATTTCAACATGGCTGCTCAAACATTATTTGTAAGGTGCTTTCATAGCTTATTTTAAGCCAGTGCTAGTAAAGTGGCATGGTACCCCTGCTGCGCAATGATCAAGGTTAAAACCCTAGCGATAAAGGACAATCACAGCAACCGGGGAAGTATTATGACCAGAGGAATGTAGAAAGAAATGTTGCAAACATGGTTTATATTCTATCAGAAACTAGGTTAAAAATGCCATCAAAAACCAGTAAGCTCCATCTATATGAATCACcttattaaataaaattttatgcaCATAAGGATGACAAATTTGTATAAACAATCTGCAACATTCTACATTAAGGCATGCACAGGACAGAGGTCTTAGTTGTTCTATATATGAAATAGACTTACTATGCCttaaaaataagatttttaaCTTTGAAGTTTGTTTAATGCACATCTACTTTTACAATTTTCCTTACATTAGTTATACTAAAATCTTGCAAAGAACACCACAAAGTTGACTGATCAAACCTGCTGTGCGTGTTCCCAGTAATGCAAGGAAATGTTTCCTTTAAAGATCTGCAGGAAGTGGTGGATCCTGAAACCAATTGTTTGAAAGTGAGTTCTTAGTTTCAAGTACCGAAACATAAATAACAAGAACTTTCTTAaagcaaacaaacaaaaatggtTGTATAATGAGGTAGATCTTATTAATCCTTATGAGGAGTAAGCTTTGTCTTCAGCCAAGTTCAATCTCTGTACATCCACATTTAACATTGCATTTTGTCAATTGTCATCAACATCTTCAAACAAGGATTACCAAAGCAAGAAGGAACAAATGTATGCATCCAAAGATTAGCCTCCAGACGCAACCATTTTATTAAGggcaaaaattattaaaatgaaagaaataaaagaaacggGAGATATAAGGGAGAGATAAAATGAATCTACATAAGaagatcaaaaataaaatcaattctAAACAACTATTTATGAGGGTGGCTTACCTCCTAACAAGTCAATTGTGACTTAATCCAAATATCATAAGAAAATTATGAAGCATTGATTAATCAATGTTTAATATCAATCTTGGTATTAAAACTtaagagccaaaaaaaaataatattcttgTCTCTGTTCCTTCTATATACTCTCACACCCTAACAATACCTTGAACAAATCATTTTTGTGCATCTAGCCCTTAAGAAGTACAGTTCCTAAGAAACCTGAATAAGAGGATGAAGTAAATGCTCACATCCTTACAAAATTTTATGGCAGTAACTAATTGCATAAATAGTAGTGTGAATATCTCACAGATCTCATTAAACTGTATAGAAACAGAGTCCATCTAAACCATCATTTATTCTACTTGAGAAAATTACAAGGCAAATATTGATATAACCTTGAAAAACCTAACAGAACATGATTCTTGCTTCGTTGCTTACATGTAAGTTGTTATTGACTCATAGACCCAATCCAAGATTTATGCTGCATCAGTTGGATTTAAGCACCGACATACATGAAAGTTTTCATGCAAAAGAACATAGGGAAAAGCATCGACCAGGTCATAGGCTCTACAAGCAGATAGAATGAAATAATTTCCAGCATCAGATGAAAAATTGGCAAGTCAAATAAATGAGTAATATTGAATGCAAGCAGTTACatgattttctataagttttggTCTTTGATCATTCAAAACACACAATATAAAGAGCCCAGAAGCACACTATGATCATGTCTAAAGCAAGATTGTTCTAGAACATGGACACAGCAAACACTTTCCCTGGAGGTATATGCATACATCTGAAGTTATATATAAGCGATTTTGAGTGCAATAACAAAGTAAGCACTAAGTACTACCTTAAATGGATAGTTGACCTTGAGGACGTACTGCTCTCCAATAGGTATATCAGACCGCTCAAACGCATAGCTTCTCTGTAACGTGTCCatgtataataaaaaaaaaggaaataaagaaTAAGTTAGAGGACAAATGTGCATAAACATGATAAAGTCACTATGATCAATTAATACACATGATTGGTTACAAACCTTGACCGGTGTCATGCTAAAAGTTGATATGTTGAGATCCAATAATCTTTTTGCTATTTCACTCTTTAAATCTGATGCCATTCCCTACAAAGTTTATGAATTTGcaaaaataaatcaatttaTGCACCTCATTGGAGGAAAAAAGGCAATGCAGTCATATTGTACCATAATGCACTAAAGCATTGGGAGTTGAAAATTTACTTGTAGAGTTGTTCTAAAAGCTGTTGCTGAATCTTGGGAATCCTTGGTGTTTCTTTCAATCTCCGCTATAGCATTGCCTTGAAACACAGAACTGTTCGGAATAGCATAAACACATCTTTGCATATTCTTTACAACCACGCAGCAGCTGTGATATGCATTGCCTGCTTTGACCTTACCACAAGGGAATTGCTTTCACAATCAAATTGTCACATCCAAAATTGCAAATGTAatgatgaataaaaaaaaattgaatcatGCAAACTTCATTGAACAAGAAGACTCTTGATACGCTGTGAAAATTGTGAGCTCTCATAAATGGAAGCAGTTTGCCTTACCATCCGGTGGCAAGTTCGACCATCCTCAGATGGTATGATTGGGAATGCATCATGGGTGCACCCTGCCATCCCCATCCATTTCAAGGTTGCACTCACCATCGGTGATGAGATAAACCCATTCCTGATATCATCTTCTCATCATGAAGTGGAATATTTGCAGCATTGACTAAGGCTTAAAAACATAAATTCTATCCAAATCTAAACAAATTATGTCCTTGATTTGATTGAATTGGTGTGTCATGTGCTGTGTTAATGCCACTTGCTACCTTAATCATGTTCTTCAGCCAATGTCATTTTCCATTTTCCCGGGATTTGAACCCTGTACATCTTCCAAAGACAAAACTAAAGGGTGATATGCAAACCGATTGAGCTAACAGTTGCTGCATCAAATATCATTAGTTGTTCAAAAAAATTATCCTTTATTgtgagtattttttttattttctaagacATTCATCTCAGGTCCTGTTTTTAGAGTTGCACGGACTTCTTTAAGCACAAAATTTTATCAATGGCAAGATCCAACATCAAGCTAATGCCATGAGCTATAACTAGCAGCATATGCATATAACATGGCAGGATAACATTCAGCAGAACTGTGAAGCAAATAACTGGCCAAGTCTCTACAATCAAGAGCCCATTCAAGGTGCAGACTTCTTTGGAAGTCGTTCTATATAGTCTCAACCAATACTTTAGGAGTCAAAGGAAaaggaattttttatttttatttaagaagACAGTGGGTCATCAAATGTTAGAAGTATTTCTTGAGTTTTCATCCTCTACTTTAACCTTATTCTTCTCTACATTTCCAGTAAAGACAACatatataattcatttgaaTTGTTAATCTAAATTGTCGACGCATAAAAAGTGGATAACAAATTGGCATGCAAAGTTTCTGCATAGAAAATCCCTCAAAAAATGTATAACAAAAGTTCACAATCATAAGCACTTCAATCATGGTCGTAAACGAAAATAATTCATGAAGATAATATACCTTTCCAAATAATATAGCGTACCCAATTAGCACCAATGGCTCCTCGTAAGCATCAAT encodes the following:
- the LOC120112458 gene encoding DNA polymerase alpha catalytic subunit-like, which produces MQRCVYAIPNSSVFQGNAIAEIERNTKDSQDSATAFRTTLQGMASDLKSEIAKRLLDLNISTFSMTPVKRSYAFERSDIPIGEQYVLKVNYPFKDPPLPADL